One genomic region from Vibrio sp. SCSIO 43137 encodes:
- the pstC gene encoding phosphate ABC transporter permease subunit PstC produces MTIATNSDKHTGIEKSNGLRAQKTVDWKERIFHGLFLCSAVIGILSLSIIAYYIVKESIPAFEEAGVSGIVLGRDWLPPALYGVYTMIVASVVSTFGAVLVGVPVGVLTAIFIAEIAPKQLANIIRPAVELLAGIPSVVYGFFGLVIIVPLIQNVFDVPAGNTILAGIIVLGVMILPTVITVSETSIRAVPRSYKEGSLALGASHIFTIFKLLVPAARSGIMTGVILGIGRALGETMAIIMVMGNAPAMPQGILDSARTLTANIAIEMSYASGVHANALYATGVVLLVFIMMLNAALLYLNRQRAR; encoded by the coding sequence ATGACCATCGCAACAAATAGTGACAAGCATACCGGGATTGAAAAATCTAACGGTTTGCGCGCTCAAAAAACCGTTGACTGGAAAGAGCGCATTTTTCATGGACTGTTTCTGTGTAGTGCGGTAATCGGCATTTTGTCTCTGTCCATCATCGCTTACTACATAGTGAAAGAGAGTATTCCGGCATTCGAAGAAGCGGGTGTATCCGGTATTGTTCTTGGCAGAGACTGGTTGCCGCCGGCACTGTATGGTGTTTACACCATGATTGTGGCTTCTGTAGTGTCTACTTTCGGTGCTGTTCTGGTCGGTGTGCCAGTCGGCGTTCTGACCGCCATTTTTATTGCTGAAATTGCCCCTAAACAACTAGCGAATATTATCCGTCCTGCGGTAGAGCTTCTGGCGGGTATTCCGTCCGTAGTTTACGGCTTTTTCGGACTCGTCATCATTGTTCCCCTTATTCAGAATGTGTTTGATGTTCCTGCGGGTAACACCATTCTGGCGGGTATTATTGTGCTTGGGGTGATGATTCTTCCAACCGTGATTACCGTATCTGAGACCTCAATCAGGGCGGTGCCACGCTCTTATAAAGAGGGCTCGCTGGCCCTTGGTGCCTCTCATATTTTTACCATCTTTAAGTTACTGGTTCCGGCTGCACGTTCCGGCATTATGACAGGTGTGATTCTGGGAATTGGCCGCGCTCTTGGTGAGACCATGGCCATTATTATGGTGATGGGTAATGCTCCGGCGATGCCGCAAGGCATTCTGGATTCAGCACGGACATTAACAGCCAATATTGCTATCGAAATGTCCTACGCCAGTGGGGTTCACGCCAATGCACTTTACGCCACAGGCGTTGTGCTGCTGGTGTTTATTATGATGCTGAACGCAGCTCTGCTGTATCTCAACCGTCAGAGGGCAAGATAA
- a CDS encoding isopenicillin N synthase family dioxygenase, giving the protein MKLETVDYLAEDAAEQFVKSLKETGFGVLKNHPIPKELVESIYKNWYEFFSSERKNEFHFNVETQDGYFPPSVSEVAKGASVKDIKEYYHIYPWGQIPQELKEEILEYYQRASDFAEELLSWVEQHAPADVQEKFSIALSEMINGSDKTLLRVLHYPPMTGDEEPGAIRAAAHEDINLLTVLPAANEPGLQVKTKEGDWLDVPCDFGNLIINIGDMLQEASGGYYPSTTHRVINPTGERQEHSRISLPLFLHPKPEVVLSERYTADSYLMERLRELGVI; this is encoded by the coding sequence ATGAAACTGGAAACCGTCGATTACCTTGCTGAAGATGCAGCAGAGCAGTTTGTTAAGTCACTAAAAGAGACTGGATTTGGTGTCCTTAAAAACCACCCGATCCCGAAAGAGCTTGTAGAGTCTATCTATAAGAACTGGTATGAGTTTTTCTCTTCAGAAAGAAAAAATGAGTTTCACTTTAACGTTGAAACACAAGACGGTTACTTCCCGCCGAGTGTTTCTGAAGTGGCCAAAGGCGCCAGTGTTAAAGATATTAAAGAGTATTACCACATCTACCCTTGGGGTCAGATCCCGCAAGAGCTAAAAGAAGAGATTCTTGAGTACTATCAGCGTGCCAGCGATTTTGCAGAAGAGCTGCTGAGCTGGGTAGAACAGCATGCACCAGCGGATGTTCAGGAGAAGTTTTCCATTGCACTGTCTGAGATGATCAACGGCAGCGATAAGACTCTGCTTCGTGTACTACATTACCCGCCGATGACAGGTGATGAAGAACCGGGAGCAATCCGTGCCGCCGCTCATGAAGATATCAACCTGCTAACAGTACTGCCTGCCGCTAACGAACCGGGGCTACAGGTAAAAACCAAAGAAGGTGACTGGCTGGATGTACCTTGTGACTTCGGTAACCTGATCATCAATATCGGTGACATGCTGCAGGAAGCATCTGGTGGTTACTACCCGAGCACCACTCACAGGGTAATTAACCCGACAGGTGAGCGTCAGGAACATTCGCGTATCTCACTACCGCTGTTCCTGCATCCAAAACCGGAAGTAGTACTGTCTGAGCGTTATACCGCGGACAGCTATCTGATGGAGCGTCTGCGCGAGCTGGGTGTTATCTAA
- a CDS encoding GntR family transcriptional regulator translates to MARLPMYRQIADAIREKIGEGEYKVGEALPTEAQLREVFSVSRVTVRQALKLLIENGELESVQGSGTYVKSNKINYDIYQQSSFNEKWSHLNVATHSDVLSFEITLPGLAMAEHLNVAEDERIFYIKRVRFIEDNPITVEETWMPLKLFPDLTYEVMRNSKYDYIEKQKGLVIDRSEQEIVPILPPEDVAGLLGIDSSQPIIEKRTRGYLLDGTVFEYSRNFFKTTDYKFTLVAKRHKG, encoded by the coding sequence ATGGCAAGACTTCCTATGTATCGCCAGATTGCAGACGCAATCAGAGAAAAAATCGGCGAAGGAGAATACAAAGTTGGCGAAGCACTACCAACAGAAGCTCAATTAAGAGAAGTGTTTTCCGTAAGCAGAGTCACCGTAAGGCAGGCACTAAAGCTGCTGATAGAGAACGGTGAACTGGAGAGCGTGCAGGGAAGTGGCACCTATGTTAAGTCCAATAAGATCAATTACGACATTTACCAGCAATCCAGCTTTAATGAGAAATGGTCGCACCTGAATGTGGCCACTCACAGTGATGTACTCTCTTTTGAGATTACCCTTCCGGGGCTGGCGATGGCAGAACACCTCAATGTTGCCGAAGACGAACGTATTTTCTATATCAAGCGGGTGCGCTTTATTGAAGATAACCCAATCACAGTAGAAGAGACCTGGATGCCGCTGAAGCTGTTCCCGGATCTCACCTACGAAGTGATGCGCAACTCCAAATACGACTATATTGAGAAGCAGAAAGGCCTGGTAATCGACCGTAGTGAACAGGAAATTGTACCTATTCTGCCACCTGAAGATGTCGCTGGCCTGTTAGGCATCGACAGTTCTCAGCCTATTATCGAAAAAAGAACCCGTGGCTATCTGCTGGACGGAACGGTATTTGAGTACAGCCGCAACTTCTTTAAAACCACCGACTATAAGTTCACTCTGGTTGCCAAGCGACACAAAGGTTAG
- a CDS encoding MATE family efflux transporter, which produces MSINLKSDPIHRSFLQYLLPALTGMIIKSLFIMGDAWFIGQGVGAQGLGAISLVVPAFSVFVAVSMMIGIGGASLMSIEFGKGNKQIGQVLFNQAMLFTAIISTVLVVSALVWIDEILLLMGASGEIAQLANDYLSTLLLFFVLYSLAWVLSCFVRNDTNPKLATYAMSIGAIVNLILDYFFVIEFGWGMKGAAFATGLAQLVIAAILMSHFIGKRGQLRFNLKGMGFDQLGRILKIGTPIFFIEITSAMTVLLFNYVLLTRFSESYIIAYGLTANVGVFALFTMVGISQACQPIISFNYGAGQIKRVYEILWLGLYVALGGGVLFLLTVWLTSEQIARLYLNDSFDLVALSSKALFFYFMAVPLMGLNIVIANLFQAIAKPMHSSVISLGRGFVFVAIGVLFLPGIFPENGIWSSILFAETITALLSVFFLYKFLKSPERRPVPA; this is translated from the coding sequence ATGAGTATTAACCTTAAATCTGATCCTATTCATCGTTCTTTTCTTCAGTACCTTTTACCCGCCCTGACAGGAATGATCATTAAATCACTGTTTATTATGGGCGATGCCTGGTTTATTGGTCAGGGTGTCGGAGCTCAGGGGCTTGGCGCCATTTCCCTTGTTGTTCCTGCTTTCTCCGTGTTTGTTGCTGTCTCTATGATGATTGGTATCGGTGGTGCCTCTCTGATGTCCATTGAGTTTGGCAAGGGGAATAAACAGATAGGTCAGGTTCTGTTTAATCAGGCCATGTTATTTACCGCTATTATCAGTACCGTGCTGGTGGTAAGTGCCTTGGTCTGGATTGATGAAATCTTACTGCTGATGGGAGCAAGCGGAGAGATAGCGCAACTGGCCAACGACTACCTTTCTACTCTGTTGCTGTTCTTCGTACTTTATTCTCTGGCGTGGGTGCTCTCCTGTTTTGTGCGTAATGACACCAACCCTAAGCTGGCGACCTATGCCATGTCTATAGGTGCGATCGTTAACCTTATCCTTGACTACTTTTTTGTGATTGAGTTTGGCTGGGGAATGAAAGGAGCGGCATTTGCCACTGGTCTGGCGCAATTGGTAATAGCAGCGATTTTGATGTCTCACTTTATCGGCAAGCGTGGACAGCTAAGATTTAACCTTAAGGGAATGGGATTCGATCAGTTAGGCCGGATTCTGAAGATAGGTACACCAATCTTCTTTATCGAAATCACCTCGGCTATGACGGTTCTATTGTTTAACTATGTACTGCTTACCCGCTTTAGTGAAAGTTACATTATCGCTTACGGTTTAACGGCTAATGTTGGTGTGTTTGCCCTGTTTACCATGGTGGGTATCTCTCAGGCTTGTCAGCCAATTATCAGCTTTAACTACGGTGCAGGTCAGATAAAGCGGGTATATGAGATTTTGTGGCTCGGCTTGTATGTTGCACTGGGTGGTGGCGTTCTGTTTCTGCTGACGGTGTGGCTCACTTCAGAACAGATCGCACGGCTTTATCTGAATGACTCCTTTGACCTAGTCGCGTTGTCTTCCAAGGCGCTGTTTTTCTACTTTATGGCGGTTCCTCTGATGGGGTTAAATATCGTCATTGCTAATCTGTTTCAGGCGATTGCTAAACCAATGCACTCTTCGGTGATTTCACTTGGTCGTGGCTTTGTATTTGTGGCTATCGGGGTGTTATTTTTGCCGGGAATTTTTCCCGAGAACGGCATCTGGTCAAGTATCTTGTTTGCGGAAACAATAACCGCTCTGCTGAGTGTTTTCTTTCTTTACAAGTTTTTGAAAAGCCCTGAGAGACGACCTGTTCCGGCTTAA
- a CDS encoding YfcC family protein, whose protein sequence is MIKINKIPNTFTILLLLIALFSILTFILPAGQYDRVENQQLGREVPVPGSYQVVEATPQGFFDTLMAPISGFYNPSSYEVGAIDVSLFVLMVGGFLAVVTKTGAIETGIARVMVRLKGREIWMIPILMFLFCLGGTSYDMAEETLAFYGLLIPVFIAAGFDPLVAVAVIFVGSGIGTLGSTINPFGTVIASNAADIDFIEGMTVRIIVLAVAFVAGCAYVMRYAQKIKANPQKSLTFHLAESNKQHFLGNASSVEDIPELTLSQKFVLILFAATFIVMVYGVSTLGWWMAEMSTLFIFMAIVCGLVGRLKEDELIDSFVAGAADLIGVALIIGVARGIVVVMEAGSITDTILHYCEELVAGKSSVIFVNTVYWIEMLLAFIVSSTSGLAVMTMPILAPLSDFANTGRELVVSAYMFGIGTVLFVTPTYGVLMGCLAIGRVPYGAWLRFIMPLVLFFIVLNTVMLSVSAGW, encoded by the coding sequence ATGATTAAAATAAATAAAATACCCAACACCTTTACTATTTTACTATTATTAATAGCACTATTTTCAATATTAACTTTTATTCTTCCCGCCGGCCAGTACGACAGAGTTGAAAACCAGCAACTTGGCAGAGAAGTGCCTGTTCCCGGTTCTTATCAGGTTGTGGAAGCAACACCACAAGGCTTTTTTGACACTTTAATGGCGCCAATTTCTGGTTTTTACAATCCTTCCAGCTATGAAGTGGGTGCAATTGACGTCAGTTTATTCGTATTGATGGTGGGTGGCTTTCTGGCTGTTGTAACTAAGACGGGAGCGATAGAAACAGGGATCGCCCGTGTGATGGTACGATTAAAGGGACGGGAGATCTGGATGATTCCAATATTGATGTTCCTGTTTTGTCTTGGCGGAACTTCCTACGACATGGCTGAAGAGACGTTAGCCTTCTACGGGCTGCTTATCCCGGTTTTTATCGCGGCCGGATTTGACCCCCTAGTGGCTGTCGCCGTGATTTTTGTAGGCTCCGGAATCGGGACACTGGGTTCTACTATTAACCCGTTTGGTACTGTTATTGCCTCCAATGCTGCGGATATTGATTTTATTGAAGGGATGACAGTGCGGATTATTGTGCTGGCTGTTGCGTTCGTTGCCGGATGTGCCTATGTAATGAGATATGCCCAAAAAATAAAAGCCAATCCGCAAAAATCACTAACCTTTCATTTAGCCGAGTCCAACAAACAGCACTTTTTAGGCAATGCCTCTTCTGTTGAAGATATTCCTGAACTCACTCTATCTCAAAAGTTTGTGCTCATTCTCTTTGCCGCCACTTTTATTGTCATGGTTTACGGAGTGTCTACACTCGGTTGGTGGATGGCGGAGATGAGCACTCTTTTTATCTTTATGGCCATTGTTTGTGGTTTAGTCGGGCGCTTAAAAGAGGATGAGCTGATTGACTCATTCGTGGCCGGAGCAGCTGATCTTATTGGTGTGGCGTTAATCATTGGTGTAGCCAGAGGGATTGTTGTTGTTATGGAAGCCGGCAGTATTACCGACACCATTCTTCACTATTGCGAAGAGCTGGTTGCCGGAAAAAGCTCCGTTATCTTTGTAAATACCGTTTACTGGATAGAGATGTTACTTGCCTTTATCGTCTCCTCTACTTCTGGTCTGGCGGTAATGACTATGCCGATTCTGGCACCACTGAGTGACTTTGCCAATACCGGAAGAGAGTTAGTTGTTTCTGCTTATATGTTCGGAATCGGTACCGTTCTGTTTGTAACACCGACTTACGGAGTTTTGATGGGCTGCCTTGCTATCGGGCGTGTACCTTACGGAGCGTGGTTAAGGTTCATTATGCCTTTAGTACTTTTCTTTATTGTGTTAAATACTGTCATGCTTTCTGTAAGCGCCGGGTGGTAA
- a CDS encoding alanine/ornithine racemase family PLP-dependent enzyme: MSEYPKLSASINQIGKNASALIDSCNYYGVKPVAVTKLVGSQPEVVEELVKNGITIVADSRLKNLKKIQNINVEKMLLRLPALSEADDVILYSNISLNSEFQSLVALSEAAIRHNRVHKVIVMHDLGDLREGSFKVETTLELASLAIRLVNIELIGIGANLACYGGVEPSSANQQELVNIAKQIEQRHDIKLSVISGASSAGLPLMMSGGLPDGVNQLRLGASILMGIGLNDEPVPGTSQNVFTLSAEIIEVKIKPSVPEHSSALDAFGNVPIFTDRGERKRAICAVGKQDVNFDELSPTDQKAIIIGGSSDHLIIDVDDCEFDYRVGDILEFELGYSGVLQCITSEYINKSFLV, from the coding sequence ATGTCTGAATACCCTAAACTCTCAGCGTCAATAAATCAGATAGGTAAAAACGCTTCAGCTTTGATCGACTCCTGCAATTATTATGGTGTTAAACCCGTTGCAGTTACAAAATTAGTTGGCTCTCAACCAGAAGTTGTTGAGGAATTAGTAAAAAATGGCATAACTATTGTTGCTGATTCCCGATTAAAGAATTTAAAGAAAATACAAAATATTAATGTAGAAAAAATGCTTCTTAGGTTACCTGCATTAAGCGAAGCCGATGATGTCATTCTGTATAGCAATATCTCTTTAAATTCAGAATTCCAAAGTCTTGTTGCGTTATCTGAAGCCGCTATACGTCACAATAGAGTCCACAAAGTTATTGTTATGCATGACCTTGGTGATTTAAGGGAAGGATCATTTAAGGTTGAAACAACTCTGGAGCTAGCATCACTGGCCATTCGCTTAGTTAATATTGAACTTATAGGTATCGGGGCGAACCTTGCCTGTTATGGCGGAGTTGAACCCAGCAGTGCCAATCAGCAAGAACTTGTAAACATAGCAAAACAAATTGAGCAGCGACATGATATCAAGTTGTCGGTTATCTCTGGTGCCAGTTCTGCCGGGCTGCCGCTAATGATGAGCGGCGGGCTGCCCGATGGAGTTAATCAGTTGCGTCTTGGGGCGTCTATCCTGATGGGAATAGGTTTAAACGACGAGCCTGTCCCCGGTACTAGCCAGAATGTTTTTACCCTGAGTGCTGAGATTATTGAAGTCAAAATTAAGCCTTCGGTACCAGAACATTCATCTGCTTTAGATGCGTTTGGAAACGTCCCCATATTTACCGACAGGGGAGAAAGAAAACGTGCGATATGTGCTGTTGGTAAGCAGGATGTTAATTTCGATGAGCTATCTCCGACTGACCAGAAAGCTATTATTATTGGCGGCAGTAGCGATCATTTAATTATCGATGTGGATGATTGCGAATTTGATTATCGTGTTGGAGATATTCTTGAGTTTGAGCTTGGTTATTCAGGTGTTCTCCAATGTATTACTTCAGAATATATAAATAAATCATTTCTAGTATGA
- the pstA gene encoding phosphate ABC transporter permease PstA produces the protein MDRVKLKQSRQFKDSVLRGFIWLAAGLTVGFLFWIIWYILSNGLKFVDWNFITDNYTATGKEKGIFPMIVSTIYMVIASIAVAAPLGIMTAIYLTEYAKVGSRFVKVIRFCTESLAGIPSIIFGLFGMTFFVAILGLGFSILSGALTLSILILPVIIRTTEEALMAVPHTYREGSYALGSSKIYTIWRLILPSAMPGIITSIILSIGRVIGESAPVFLTAGMVARIPDSLLDSGRTLTVHLYKLTTELFTVDEWNQAYGTATVLIVVVLLINMTTKLIAKRFNTATY, from the coding sequence ATGGATCGCGTAAAACTAAAACAATCACGCCAGTTTAAAGATTCGGTTCTGAGAGGGTTTATCTGGCTGGCAGCCGGGCTGACCGTGGGTTTTCTGTTCTGGATTATCTGGTACATTCTTTCTAACGGATTGAAATTTGTCGACTGGAACTTTATCACTGATAACTACACGGCAACGGGTAAAGAGAAGGGTATCTTCCCGATGATCGTATCCACCATCTATATGGTGATTGCCTCCATCGCGGTTGCTGCACCGCTGGGGATCATGACGGCTATCTATCTGACCGAATATGCCAAGGTCGGTAGCCGTTTTGTAAAGGTGATCCGCTTCTGTACCGAGTCTCTGGCGGGTATTCCGTCAATTATCTTCGGTCTGTTTGGTATGACCTTCTTTGTCGCTATTTTAGGGTTGGGTTTCTCCATTCTTTCCGGCGCGTTAACCCTGAGTATTCTGATACTTCCGGTTATTATCAGAACCACAGAAGAAGCGCTGATGGCGGTACCACATACCTACCGTGAAGGTTCGTACGCTTTGGGCTCTTCTAAGATTTATACCATCTGGCGTCTGATTCTGCCGAGTGCCATGCCGGGTATTATTACCTCTATTATCCTGAGTATCGGCCGTGTCATTGGTGAATCTGCACCTGTATTCCTGACCGCAGGTATGGTTGCCCGTATTCCGGATTCATTGCTAGATTCAGGCCGGACATTGACGGTTCACCTGTATAAGCTGACCACGGAACTGTTTACTGTCGACGAATGGAATCAGGCTTACGGAACAGCCACGGTTCTGATTGTTGTTGTGTTGCTGATCAATATGACGACCAAGTTAATCGCTAAACGTTTTAATACCGCAACATACTGA
- the pstB gene encoding phosphate ABC transporter ATP-binding protein PstB — MNKFNIENLDLYYGENQALKSISMPIPTRQVTALIGPSGCGKSTLLRCLNRMNDLIEGVKIDGTLEMDGTDVYGNIDVADLRIKVGMVFQKPNPFPMSIYENVAYGLKAQGIKDKKHIDSVVEKSLRGAALWDEVKDRLKSHAFGLSGGQQQRLCIARTIAMEPDVILMDEPTSALDPIATHKIEELMEELKKDYTIVIVTHSMQQARRISDRTAFFLMGELVEHDITHNIFSNPQDDRTKGYVNGDFG; from the coding sequence ATGAACAAATTTAATATCGAAAATTTAGACCTATATTACGGTGAAAATCAGGCCCTTAAATCCATTAGCATGCCAATTCCTACCCGTCAGGTAACGGCGCTGATTGGCCCTTCAGGTTGTGGTAAATCAACCCTTTTACGTTGCCTGAACCGCATGAATGACCTGATTGAAGGGGTGAAGATTGACGGCACCCTTGAGATGGATGGTACCGATGTGTACGGAAATATTGATGTGGCTGACCTTCGTATCAAGGTGGGCATGGTGTTTCAGAAGCCAAACCCGTTCCCGATGAGCATCTACGAAAACGTCGCTTATGGCCTGAAAGCGCAGGGTATTAAAGATAAAAAACATATCGATTCAGTGGTAGAGAAATCACTGAGAGGGGCAGCACTCTGGGATGAAGTAAAAGATCGTCTTAAGTCACACGCTTTTGGCCTGTCTGGTGGTCAGCAGCAACGTCTGTGTATTGCACGAACTATTGCCATGGAACCTGATGTTATTCTGATGGATGAACCCACCTCGGCACTTGACCCCATTGCCACTCATAAAATCGAAGAGTTAATGGAAGAGCTTAAGAAAGACTACACCATTGTTATCGTGACCCACTCGATGCAGCAGGCGAGACGAATCTCAGACAGAACGGCATTTTTCCTGATGGGAGAGCTAGTTGAACATGATATTACCCACAATATCTTCAGCAATCCGCAGGATGACAGAACCAAGGGATATGTAAACGGGGACTTTGGTTAA
- a CDS encoding LysR family transcriptional regulator: MYKASDFDIKLLKVFAQIVESGGFSAAQSKLNMHQSSISQKMHDLEQRLNMKLCHRGRGGFKLTNDGYKVYEACTTLFSDIAKFENIIDSIRSVKQGHVKLALTDNIATNPECYVYQAIQCFCSKYPNVSFDTDIMDSLQIEEQLISGKTDIGITSSEIQRQGLNYRYLFSEKQRLYCTPDHDVLSKGEIKCRKDLASFAVVERGLARKVTPLSLKDDIMHMASCINMEATAQLILSGQFIGYLPTHYAQNWLVQERLVAINASKLDYLADFHLTIAKQEGELSVASANFYQELLRAHSKNDSERP; the protein is encoded by the coding sequence ATGTACAAAGCATCGGATTTTGATATCAAGCTGCTGAAAGTCTTTGCTCAAATTGTAGAATCAGGTGGTTTTTCAGCGGCACAATCCAAGTTGAACATGCATCAGTCGTCCATCAGTCAGAAGATGCATGACCTGGAGCAGAGGCTTAATATGAAGTTGTGCCATCGAGGCAGGGGAGGCTTTAAGCTGACCAATGATGGTTATAAGGTTTATGAAGCATGTACGACCTTGTTTAGTGATATTGCAAAGTTTGAAAATATTATCGACAGTATCCGTTCAGTTAAGCAAGGCCATGTAAAACTTGCTTTAACGGACAATATTGCCACTAACCCCGAGTGTTATGTTTATCAGGCTATTCAGTGTTTTTGTAGCAAGTATCCTAATGTCAGTTTCGATACTGATATTATGGATTCGCTGCAGATTGAGGAGCAGCTTATCTCCGGCAAAACCGATATCGGTATTACGTCATCGGAGATACAAAGGCAGGGGCTGAACTACAGATATCTTTTTTCAGAAAAACAGAGGCTTTACTGTACCCCGGATCATGATGTGCTGAGTAAGGGAGAGATTAAGTGCAGAAAAGATCTGGCCTCTTTTGCCGTTGTTGAAAGGGGATTAGCCCGTAAGGTGACGCCATTAAGCCTGAAAGACGATATTATGCATATGGCAAGCTGTATCAATATGGAAGCTACGGCTCAGTTAATTTTGTCGGGTCAGTTTATCGGCTATCTTCCGACACATTATGCGCAAAACTGGTTGGTTCAGGAGAGGTTGGTTGCCATCAACGCCAGTAAGCTGGATTATCTGGCCGATTTCCATTTAACCATTGCTAAACAGGAAGGTGAACTATCCGTTGCTTCAGCCAACTTTTATCAGGAATTATTAAGAGCGCATTCGAAAAATGACAGTGAAAGGCCTTAA
- a CDS encoding phosphate ABC transporter substrate-binding protein, with amino-acid sequence MKKTVIGAITLISALSVMPVSAKETISAVGSSSVTPLMEVFAETYMENNGNVFIEVQGPGSSAGVKAAKNGSADLGMSSRNLKSSEKETTLIEEVVARDGIAVVVNPKNPLKALTAAQVTAIYKGEITNWKQVGGEDKPIVAITRDTASGTRGAFEDIMKLKRKISGKKVSAISPRAQVASGNGALKTNVASNPYAIGYISLGTVDSTVSALSIDGTEATVANVKNGSYKVARPFLVLYKQGKPSAETQKFLDWMLSEKAQSIVAKKGYISVN; translated from the coding sequence ATGAAAAAGACAGTAATCGGTGCTATCACTCTTATTAGTGCACTATCAGTAATGCCAGTTTCAGCGAAAGAAACCATCTCTGCTGTAGGTTCTTCAAGTGTTACGCCACTGATGGAAGTTTTTGCTGAAACCTATATGGAAAATAACGGTAATGTGTTTATTGAAGTGCAGGGTCCGGGGTCATCAGCAGGTGTAAAAGCAGCGAAGAATGGTTCTGCAGATCTTGGTATGTCTTCCCGTAATCTTAAGTCTTCTGAAAAAGAGACGACTCTGATTGAAGAAGTGGTAGCACGCGACGGTATCGCCGTTGTGGTTAACCCGAAAAACCCTCTTAAAGCTCTGACAGCAGCGCAGGTAACGGCGATTTACAAAGGTGAAATCACTAACTGGAAACAGGTTGGTGGTGAAGACAAGCCAATCGTTGCTATTACCCGTGATACGGCTTCAGGTACCCGTGGTGCATTTGAAGACATCATGAAACTTAAGCGTAAGATTTCCGGTAAAAAAGTATCGGCAATCTCTCCACGTGCACAAGTTGCCAGTGGTAATGGTGCCCTGAAAACTAACGTAGCTTCAAACCCGTATGCTATCGGTTATATCTCGCTGGGTACTGTTGATTCTACAGTAAGCGCTCTCTCTATTGACGGAACCGAAGCGACCGTTGCCAACGTTAAAAACGGTAGCTATAAAGTTGCCCGTCCATTTCTGGTTCTTTATAAGCAAGGTAAGCCAAGCGCAGAAACTCAGAAGTTTCTGGACTGGATGCTGTCTGAAAAAGCTCAGTCAATCGTAGCGAAGAAAGGCTATATCTCAGTTAACTAA
- a CDS encoding AraC family transcriptional regulator, which yields MTQAIKSVDLSLNQPCKVLDLIADSDDFFAEPHRHNYWELLWCLDDKGSQGIDFVEYTNKLGRIFTISPGQVHNSSQMCDHVRLIVFSTDFLEDQYRNNLLMESLFGRYQSVQPYIDLDPASYAYLEPLFLLMEEECGRHEPDWDIVSSLLTSFLRYLLRFSVKERAPSLTGDRRIPRFVELVDQYYRSEKICQFYADKLSLTGKRLNELTRKYLGKTVTQYIHERIILEANRELIFSDKTIKAIALELGFDDPSYFGRFYRKCSGESPAEFRIRCADSTTKIVVLSL from the coding sequence ATGACTCAGGCGATAAAATCTGTCGATCTCTCTTTAAATCAGCCGTGTAAGGTGCTGGATCTTATTGCTGACTCAGATGATTTTTTTGCCGAGCCCCATCGTCACAATTACTGGGAGCTGCTCTGGTGTCTGGATGATAAAGGCAGTCAGGGCATTGATTTTGTTGAGTATACCAATAAGCTTGGCCGCATCTTTACTATTTCACCTGGTCAGGTACATAACTCTAGTCAGATGTGTGACCATGTAAGGCTAATAGTTTTTTCTACGGACTTTCTTGAGGATCAGTACCGCAATAACCTATTGATGGAGTCTCTGTTTGGCCGTTATCAGTCCGTTCAGCCCTATATTGATCTTGACCCTGCCAGTTATGCCTATCTGGAACCTCTGTTTCTGCTTATGGAAGAGGAGTGTGGTCGTCATGAGCCGGACTGGGATATTGTCTCTTCACTGCTGACCAGTTTTCTACGTTACCTGCTGCGCTTTTCTGTTAAAGAACGAGCGCCTTCCCTTACTGGTGATCGTCGTATTCCCCGCTTTGTTGAACTTGTCGATCAATACTACCGTAGCGAAAAAATATGTCAGTTCTATGCGGATAAACTGTCGTTGACGGGGAAGCGTCTTAACGAACTTACCCGTAAGTACTTGGGTAAAACCGTCACTCAATATATTCATGAAAGAATTATATTGGAAGCTAACCGCGAACTGATTTTTAGTGACAAGACCATAAAAGCCATTGCGCTGGAACTGGGTTTTGATGACCCCTCTTACTTCGGTCGCTTTTATCGTAAATGCAGTGGTGAGTCACCGGCGGAGTTCAGAATAAGATGTGCAGATAGTACCACTAAAATAGTGGTTTTATCCCTTTAA